A genomic stretch from Methylorubrum extorquens includes:
- a CDS encoding conserved membrane protein of unknown function; putative phosphatase/phosphoesterase, PAP2 family (Evidence 4 : Unknown function but conserved in other organisms) → MRLPGIARTGGGALWRGSSAVWVRLHLNEVGPMVSLLLVSTLGYGFFALAREVGEGSTAALDRKILLGLRNPADLSDPLGPAWLEEAMRDITGWGSVVTIVFLTAAAVIYLALSGRRRVAVFVLAAVGGGEAVSTVLKLFYHRPRPDLVPHGMDVFTASFPSGHAMMSAIAYLTLATLLARVERRHSVKALMLALGIGMTVLVGVSRVYLGVHWPSDVVAGWCVGAAWAALCWFVALQLQRRGEVEDPDPTPASTGPGQIKGTSAPG, encoded by the coding sequence ATGAGACTACCCGGTATCGCCCGCACCGGCGGGGGCGCCCTCTGGCGCGGATCGTCCGCCGTCTGGGTGCGACTGCACCTCAACGAAGTCGGGCCAATGGTGTCGCTGCTTCTCGTCAGCACCCTCGGCTACGGCTTCTTCGCGCTCGCCCGCGAGGTCGGAGAAGGATCGACCGCCGCGCTCGACCGCAAGATCCTGCTCGGGTTGCGCAACCCCGCCGACCTCTCCGACCCGCTCGGTCCGGCTTGGCTGGAGGAGGCGATGCGCGACATCACCGGCTGGGGCAGCGTCGTCACCATCGTCTTCCTCACGGCGGCGGCGGTGATCTACCTCGCGCTCTCCGGCCGGCGGCGCGTCGCGGTGTTCGTGCTGGCCGCCGTCGGCGGCGGCGAGGCGGTCTCGACGGTGCTCAAGCTGTTCTACCACCGTCCGCGGCCCGATCTCGTGCCGCACGGCATGGACGTGTTCACGGCGAGCTTCCCATCAGGCCACGCGATGATGTCGGCGATCGCCTACCTCACGCTCGCGACTTTGCTCGCCCGCGTCGAGCGGCGGCACAGCGTCAAGGCGCTGATGCTGGCGCTCGGCATCGGGATGACGGTGCTGGTCGGCGTCAGCCGGGTCTATCTCGGCGTGCATTGGCCGAGCGACGTGGTGGCGGGCTGGTGCGTCGGCGCCGCCTGGGCGGCCCTGTGCTGGTTCGTCGCGCTCCAACTCCAGCGCCGGGGCGAGGTGGAGGATCCCGATCCGACACCGGCCTCGACCGGCCCGGGCCAGATCAAAGGAACCTCTGCGCCGGGCTGA
- a CDS encoding conserved protein of unknown function; putative membrane proteine (Evidence 4 : Unknown function but conserved in other organisms) translates to MSRTATNPPPSPIATGLRGRCPACGEGHLFKGFLAVKPACEVCGQDFSAFDSADGPAFFVMSITGFVVVGMALWMEITYEPPVWVHALVAGSLAIGLSLALVRPLKGLLAAVQFANKAAQGRFR, encoded by the coding sequence TTGAGCCGAACCGCCACGAATCCGCCCCCCTCCCCGATCGCGACGGGCCTGCGCGGGCGCTGCCCCGCCTGCGGCGAGGGCCACCTGTTCAAGGGCTTCCTCGCCGTCAAACCGGCTTGCGAGGTCTGCGGCCAGGACTTCTCCGCGTTCGATTCGGCGGACGGGCCGGCCTTCTTCGTGATGTCGATCACCGGCTTCGTCGTCGTCGGCATGGCCCTGTGGATGGAGATCACCTACGAGCCGCCGGTCTGGGTCCACGCCCTCGTCGCCGGCAGCCTCGCCATCGGCCTGAGCTTGGCTCTGGTGCGCCCGCTGAAGGGGCTGCTGGCGGCAGTCCAGTTCGCCAACAAGGCCGCGCAGGGGCGCTTCCGCTAG
- a CDS encoding putative protease (Evidence 3 : Putative function from multiple computational evidences; Product type e : enzyme), with protein sequence MNQHFSTFGASPGLTVSRLDNGLTVATETIPGVATATLGVWVGAGSRHERPDEHGLSHLIEHMAFKGTATRSARKIAEDIENVGGEINAATSTESTSYTARVLGEDAGVALDVLGDILTRSVFDAGELAREKGVILQEYAAVEDTPDDVVYDAFIETAFPDQPIGRPILGRPETIQSFDRAAIEAYIAREYVPERMVLAAAGAVEHAEIVEAAERHFGGLKPVAAPPAVAGVYGGGERRMQKRLEQANLVLGLPGLSFRDDGYYALHLFSQVLGGGLTSRLWHEVRETRGLAYDIQAFHWPFNDCGLFGIGAGTSGADLAELVDVTIATTREAAERLDAAELARAKAQLKVSLLTALETPGGRIERNARQLLAWGRVIPPQELIAKVDAVEVEHVRAAGRALLRGAPTLAAIGPVKGLPSLARVASALQAA encoded by the coding sequence ATGAACCAGCATTTCTCGACCTTCGGCGCCTCGCCCGGCCTCACCGTCAGCCGGCTCGATAACGGCCTGACCGTCGCCACCGAGACGATCCCCGGCGTTGCCACGGCCACGCTCGGCGTCTGGGTCGGGGCGGGCTCGCGGCACGAACGGCCGGACGAGCACGGGCTCAGCCACCTGATCGAGCACATGGCCTTCAAGGGCACGGCGACGCGCTCGGCCCGGAAGATCGCCGAGGACATCGAGAATGTCGGCGGTGAGATCAACGCCGCCACCAGCACCGAGAGCACGAGCTACACGGCGCGGGTGCTCGGCGAGGATGCGGGCGTAGCGCTCGACGTGCTCGGCGACATCCTGACCCGCTCGGTCTTCGACGCCGGCGAACTCGCCCGCGAGAAGGGCGTGATCCTTCAGGAATACGCGGCGGTCGAGGATACGCCGGACGACGTCGTCTACGACGCCTTCATCGAGACGGCCTTCCCTGACCAGCCGATCGGTCGGCCGATCCTAGGTCGGCCCGAGACGATCCAGAGCTTCGACCGCGCGGCGATCGAAGCCTATATCGCCCGCGAATACGTGCCCGAGCGCATGGTGCTCGCCGCCGCTGGGGCGGTGGAGCATGCCGAGATCGTCGAGGCGGCCGAGCGCCATTTCGGCGGCTTGAAGCCCGTCGCGGCCCCCCCGGCCGTGGCCGGCGTCTACGGCGGCGGCGAGCGGCGGATGCAGAAGCGGCTCGAACAGGCCAACCTCGTCCTCGGCCTGCCCGGTCTCTCCTTCCGCGATGACGGCTATTACGCGCTCCACCTGTTCTCGCAGGTGCTCGGCGGCGGGCTGACCTCGCGGCTCTGGCACGAGGTGCGCGAGACCCGCGGGCTCGCCTACGACATCCAGGCCTTCCACTGGCCCTTCAACGATTGCGGCCTGTTCGGCATCGGCGCCGGCACCTCGGGCGCGGATCTGGCCGAACTCGTCGATGTCACCATCGCCACCACCCGCGAGGCGGCGGAGCGGCTCGACGCGGCCGAACTCGCCCGGGCCAAGGCCCAGCTCAAGGTCTCCCTGCTCACCGCCCTGGAGACGCCGGGCGGGCGCATCGAGCGCAACGCCCGCCAGCTTCTCGCCTGGGGTCGGGTGATCCCGCCGCAGGAGCTGATCGCCAAGGTCGATGCGGTCGAGGTCGAGCATGTGCGCGCGGCCGGCCGTGCCCTGCTGCGCGGCGCCCCGACCCTGGCCGCGATCGGCCCGGTGAAGGGCTTGCCCTCGCTCGCGCGCGTCGCGTCGGCCCTTCAGGCGGCCTGA
- a CDS encoding protein of unknown function; putative exported protein (Evidence 5 : Unknown function): MLRFASYASVLLLTFATSVTPVAAQSARPKKGTWTALPSQVVPPAPSLIANGGFGALPLAAGSRSGYCDIVVKRGGGNPTQDMTGSIGHAKSYQAGGGGPARQRVCSR, from the coding sequence ATGCTGCGCTTTGCATCATACGCATCCGTCCTCCTGCTTACGTTCGCGACCTCGGTGACGCCGGTCGCGGCGCAGTCGGCCCGGCCGAAGAAGGGAACTTGGACCGCGCTGCCGTCGCAGGTCGTACCGCCGGCGCCCTCCCTCATCGCCAATGGCGGCTTTGGCGCGCTCCCGCTCGCGGCAGGCAGCCGGTCGGGCTATTGCGACATCGTGGTGAAGCGGGGCGGCGGTAATCCGACCCAGGACATGACGGGCTCGATTGGCCACGCGAAGAGCTACCAAGCCGGCGGCGGCGGCCCGGCCCGCCAGCGGGTCTGCTCGCGCTAA
- the thrC gene encoding threonine synthase (Evidence 2a : Function from experimental evidences in other organisms; PubMedId : 1333566; Product type e : enzyme), with translation MLHVSTRGAAAPLSFSDALLAGLARDGGLYVPESWPQISRAEIAGFAGMRYAEVAKRVLRPLIDGEIPDDALDEMIEAAYATFRHPAICPLTQIDDNLFLMELFHGPTLAFKDVAMQLLGRLMDYVLRQKGGRATIVGATSGDTGSAAVEAFKGLDQVDVFILFPHGRVSEVQRRQMTTVNAPNVHALAIDGNFDDCQNIVKAMFQHGDFADRVKLSGVNSINWARVAAQTVYYFTSAVALGAPHRKVSFAVPTGNFGDILAGWVAKRMGLPIERLMIGTNANDILARTLEHGAYEPRGVQPTTSPSMDIQISSNFERLLFEALGRDASALGRLMAGLKQSGGFSLSPEVLGTVRDEFDATAVREPEVVEEIAGTFRKTGLVLDPHSAIGVRAGRRLLEKDPATPVVALATAHPAKFPDAVSQATGGGRPVLPPHLAELMTRPETVANLANDQAAIERYITEHARITRGN, from the coding sequence TTGCTGCACGTCTCGACCCGCGGCGCCGCTGCGCCCTTGAGCTTTTCCGATGCGCTGCTCGCCGGCCTTGCCCGCGACGGCGGTCTCTACGTGCCCGAGAGCTGGCCGCAGATTAGCCGTGCGGAGATCGCGGGCTTTGCCGGCATGCGCTACGCCGAGGTCGCCAAGCGCGTGCTGCGCCCGCTCATCGACGGCGAGATTCCGGACGACGCGCTCGACGAGATGATCGAGGCGGCCTACGCCACCTTCCGCCATCCGGCGATCTGCCCGCTCACCCAGATCGACGACAACCTGTTCCTGATGGAGCTGTTTCACGGGCCCACGCTCGCGTTCAAGGACGTGGCGATGCAGCTCCTCGGGCGGCTGATGGATTACGTGCTGCGCCAGAAGGGCGGCCGCGCCACCATCGTCGGCGCCACCTCGGGCGATACGGGCAGTGCCGCGGTCGAGGCCTTCAAGGGCCTCGATCAGGTCGACGTGTTCATCCTGTTTCCGCACGGCCGCGTCTCGGAGGTGCAGCGCCGGCAGATGACCACGGTCAACGCGCCGAACGTCCACGCGCTCGCCATCGACGGCAATTTCGACGATTGCCAGAACATCGTGAAGGCGATGTTCCAGCACGGCGACTTCGCCGACAGGGTGAAGCTCTCGGGCGTCAACTCGATCAATTGGGCCCGCGTCGCCGCGCAGACCGTCTACTACTTCACGAGCGCCGTGGCCTTGGGCGCCCCGCACCGGAAGGTGTCGTTCGCGGTGCCGACCGGCAATTTCGGCGATATCCTCGCTGGCTGGGTTGCCAAGCGGATGGGCCTGCCGATCGAGCGGCTGATGATCGGCACCAATGCCAACGACATCCTGGCCCGCACCCTGGAGCACGGGGCCTACGAGCCCCGCGGCGTGCAGCCGACGACCTCGCCCTCGATGGACATCCAGATCTCCTCGAATTTCGAGCGGCTGCTGTTCGAGGCTTTGGGCCGCGACGCCTCGGCGCTCGGCCGCCTGATGGCGGGTCTGAAGCAGTCGGGCGGGTTCTCGCTGAGCCCCGAGGTGCTGGGCACCGTGCGCGACGAGTTCGATGCGACCGCCGTGCGCGAGCCCGAGGTCGTGGAAGAGATCGCGGGCACCTTCCGCAAGACCGGCCTCGTGCTCGATCCGCACAGCGCCATCGGCGTGCGGGCCGGCCGCCGGCTGCTGGAGAAGGATCCGGCCACCCCGGTCGTGGCGCTGGCGACCGCGCACCCCGCCAAATTCCCGGATGCGGTCTCACAGGCGACCGGCGGCGGGCGCCCGGTTCTGCCGCCCCACCTCGCTGAACTGATGACCCGGCCCGAGACGGTGGCGAACCTCGCCAACGATCAGGCCGCGATCGAGCGCTACATCACGGAACACGCCCGCATCACCCGGGGCAACTGA
- a CDS encoding putative surfeit locus 1 family protein (surf1-like) (Evidence 3 : Putative function from multiple computational evidences; PubMedId : 10622737; Product type m : membrane component): MAALSSTERSARLRSLWAPGLAALVCLAILLSLGTWQLARKSEKEALIARIIERSHAEPPAAPSPFEEWGAKADEFSRVQTSGTFLHDQETLVHGLAPGEPGRALQGFYVITPLKRDDGTTILVNRGFVPTELKRPEDRGAGQVSGAATVTGMLRASETRTLFVPESDPKREAWFTRDIPGISAARNLTNVAPYLIEADATPNPGGWPRGGQLRVDLPNNHLQYAFTWFGIAACLIGVFSVFAWKRLYDPADPKAG, from the coding sequence GTGGCCGCTTTGTCCTCGACCGAGCGAAGCGCCCGCCTGCGCAGCCTGTGGGCGCCGGGCCTGGCGGCGCTGGTCTGTCTCGCGATCCTGCTGAGCCTGGGCACGTGGCAGTTGGCTCGCAAGAGCGAGAAGGAAGCGCTGATCGCCCGCATCATCGAGCGCTCGCATGCCGAGCCGCCGGCTGCCCCTTCCCCGTTCGAGGAATGGGGCGCGAAGGCCGACGAGTTCAGCCGGGTGCAGACCAGCGGCACCTTCCTGCACGATCAGGAGACCCTGGTGCACGGGCTGGCGCCGGGCGAGCCCGGCCGGGCGCTTCAGGGCTTCTACGTCATCACGCCGCTCAAGCGCGACGACGGGACGACCATCCTGGTCAACCGCGGCTTCGTGCCGACCGAGTTGAAGCGCCCCGAGGACCGCGGCGCCGGTCAGGTCTCGGGCGCGGCGACGGTGACCGGCATGCTGCGCGCGAGCGAGACCCGCACGCTGTTCGTGCCTGAATCCGATCCGAAGCGGGAGGCGTGGTTTACCCGCGACATCCCCGGCATCAGCGCCGCCCGCAATCTCACGAACGTCGCCCCCTACCTGATCGAGGCCGACGCGACGCCGAACCCCGGCGGCTGGCCCCGCGGCGGACAGCTCCGCGTCGATCTGCCGAACAACCACCTGCAATACGCCTTCACGTGGTTCGGCATCGCCGCCTGCCTGATCGGCGTCTTCTCCGTTTTCGCGTGGAAACGGCTCTACGATCCGGCGGACCCGAAGGCGGGTTGA
- a CDS encoding conserved exported protein of unknown function (Evidence 4 : Unknown function but conserved in other organisms), which yields MRAVAVFLLVFLTSAAVRADDAARDAARATIERQIEAFRRSDAAAAYAEAAPQVRNLFPSAETFIAMVAKGYAPVLRPRSYRFEATETSGEDELAQGMSLQDEAGIDWVALYTLQRQADGQWRITGCHLKKAPGEKV from the coding sequence ATGCGTGCCGTCGCCGTCTTTCTGTTGGTTTTCCTGACATCGGCCGCGGTCCGGGCCGACGACGCGGCCCGCGATGCCGCCCGCGCCACCATCGAACGGCAGATCGAGGCCTTCCGCCGAAGCGACGCCGCGGCGGCCTATGCCGAGGCCGCGCCGCAGGTCCGCAACCTGTTTCCCTCGGCCGAAACTTTCATCGCCATGGTCGCGAAGGGCTACGCCCCAGTCCTGCGCCCACGCAGCTACCGCTTCGAGGCGACCGAGACGTCGGGCGAGGACGAGTTAGCCCAAGGCATGAGCCTTCAGGACGAGGCCGGCATCGATTGGGTCGCGCTCTACACGCTCCAACGTCAAGCCGACGGGCAGTGGCGCATCACCGGCTGTCACTTGAAGAAGGCGCCGGGCGAGAAGGTTTGA
- a CDS encoding conserved protein of unknown function; putative exported protein (Evidence 4 : Unknown function but conserved in other organisms), whose protein sequence is MNPVAVATMLGIALGFFGLLAYALTVGEAWLLALLAIVAIALFVRWGD, encoded by the coding sequence ATGAACCCCGTCGCCGTCGCGACCATGCTCGGCATCGCCCTCGGCTTCTTCGGCCTGCTCGCCTATGCGCTGACCGTGGGCGAGGCGTGGCTGCTCGCCCTCCTCGCCATCGTCGCCATCGCGCTGTTCGTGCGCTGGGGGGACTAA
- a CDS encoding protein of unknown function (Evidence 5 : Unknown function), translating into MTRRNREIIHRGRDGWLFLIGGTNGVLLQYRRSLAGWWHLRRWARLIEARAARAQALGIRYIHTIVPEKLSVYDDRTLDLDYDARLSPARRLARRLDRMSGFVDLVAPLRAARDGAEPLYRRTDSHWTYEGCLVACRALLRACGAVAPPDIADRPRFPHDGLWDLGDKLPDRPRETVVNWAVHRDASRAYASPLVESYEAEGRAGDLHVGAHVIYRNPSPQADPRTLVLFGDSYAHFAPIMLTSFLAETFREMHFVWSSSIDWGYVERVRPDILMFEMAERFLVRIPSDDFDVAAYEKPGMQKPARQAEMAPLV; encoded by the coding sequence ATGACCCGCAGGAACAGAGAGATCATCCACCGGGGACGCGACGGATGGCTGTTCCTGATCGGGGGCACCAACGGGGTGCTCCTGCAATACCGGCGCTCGCTCGCCGGGTGGTGGCATCTGCGCCGCTGGGCGCGGCTGATCGAGGCGCGTGCGGCCCGCGCCCAGGCGCTCGGAATCCGCTACATCCACACCATCGTGCCGGAAAAGCTCTCGGTCTACGACGACCGCACCCTCGACCTCGACTACGACGCGCGCCTGTCGCCGGCCCGGCGGCTCGCCCGGCGGCTCGACCGGATGAGCGGTTTCGTCGATCTCGTCGCGCCCCTGCGCGCCGCCCGCGACGGGGCGGAGCCGCTCTACCGCCGCACCGATTCGCACTGGACCTACGAGGGATGCCTGGTCGCGTGCCGGGCGCTGCTGCGGGCCTGCGGCGCCGTGGCGCCGCCCGACATCGCCGACAGGCCGCGCTTTCCCCATGACGGGTTGTGGGATCTCGGCGACAAGCTGCCCGACCGGCCGCGGGAGACGGTGGTGAACTGGGCGGTGCATCGCGATGCGTCCCGCGCCTATGCGAGCCCGCTCGTCGAGTCCTACGAGGCGGAGGGCCGTGCGGGCGACCTCCATGTCGGCGCCCACGTCATCTACCGGAACCCCTCCCCCCAGGCGGACCCGCGCACCCTGGTGCTGTTCGGTGATTCCTACGCGCATTTCGCGCCGATCATGCTGACCAGCTTCCTCGCCGAGACGTTCCGCGAGATGCACTTCGTCTGGTCGTCCAGCATCGACTGGGGTTACGTCGAGCGCGTGCGCCCCGACATCCTGATGTTCGAGATGGCCGAACGCTTCCTCGTCCGCATCCCGAGCGACGATTTCGACGTCGCGGCCTACGAGAAGCCGGGGATGCAGAAGCCGGCGCGTCAGGCGGAGATGGCACCGCTGGTCTGA
- a CDS encoding protein of unknown function (Evidence 5 : Unknown function), giving the protein MRMMQSAALCAPLVFNCRLISKQEHT; this is encoded by the coding sequence ATGCGTATGATGCAAAGCGCAGCATTGTGTGCTCCTCTCGTGTTCAATTGCCGCTTAATTTCCAAGCAAGAGCACACGTAA
- a CDS encoding conserved protein of unknown function (Evidence 4 : Unknown function but conserved in other organisms): MPEPAPLILTLQMDEAAFATFNGLRRRHFPEALNHIPAHATLFHHLPGEDPAGVTETVTALARAQAAPEVAVTGVRFTGRGVAYALESDALSDFRQRVAAAFRDHLTAQDRQGWRPHVTVQNKVAPETARALHAALAQDFEPSHFRAPGVLLWRYLGGPWERVATIAFGDAA, translated from the coding sequence TTGCCCGAGCCCGCCCCGCTGATCCTGACCCTGCAGATGGACGAGGCGGCCTTCGCCACCTTCAATGGTTTGCGACGGCGGCATTTTCCGGAGGCGCTGAACCACATCCCCGCCCACGCGACGCTGTTCCACCACCTGCCGGGCGAGGATCCGGCGGGCGTGACCGAGACCGTGACGGCGCTCGCCCGCGCGCAGGCCGCACCGGAGGTCGCGGTGACGGGCGTGCGCTTCACCGGGCGCGGCGTCGCCTACGCACTGGAATCGGACGCGTTGTCCGACTTCCGCCAGCGGGTCGCGGCAGCGTTCCGCGACCATCTCACGGCGCAGGACCGGCAGGGCTGGCGCCCGCACGTCACCGTGCAGAACAAGGTTGCCCCCGAGACCGCCCGCGCGCTGCATGCCGCGTTGGCCCAGGACTTCGAGCCTTCGCACTTCCGTGCACCGGGCGTGCTGCTATGGCGTTATCTCGGCGGCCCGTGGGAGCGGGTCGCAACTATCGCATTCGGGGATGCGGCATGA
- a CDS encoding protein of unknown function (Evidence 5 : Unknown function), translated as MPPRPPARCMPRWPRTSSLRTSVHRACCYGVISAARGSGSQLSHSGMRHETTRYRPHRRGRPLARIVRRLGATAPQRSRANGVAASRQHPRLRLLRARPRGRRRIDRRARPQDPARVAQPRRPLRPARSGLAGGGDARHHRLGQRRHHRLPHGGGGDLPRALRPAARRGVRAGRRRRRRGGLDGAQAVLPPSAARSRAARHGRVHGELPIRPRDDVGDRLPHARDFARPRRAAAQRQGADAGARHRDDGAGRRQPGLSRRALAERRGGGLVRRRRLGGPVLVRRAPTPAPGRGGGSRSDTGLDRPGPDQRNLCAGLMRSGLVLARHVISKAGILS; from the coding sequence TTGCCCCCGAGACCGCCCGCGCGCTGCATGCCGCGTTGGCCCAGGACTTCGAGCCTTCGCACTTCCGTGCACCGGGCGTGCTGCTATGGCGTTATCTCGGCGGCCCGTGGGAGCGGGTCGCAACTATCGCATTCGGGGATGCGGCATGAGACTACCCGGTATCGCCCGCACCGGCGGGGGCGCCCTCTGGCGCGGATCGTCCGCCGTCTGGGTGCGACTGCACCTCAACGAAGTCGGGCCAATGGTGTCGCTGCTTCTCGTCAGCACCCTCGGCTACGGCTTCTTCGCGCTCGCCCGCGAGGTCGGAGAAGGATCGACCGCCGCGCTCGACCGCAAGATCCTGCTCGGGTTGCGCAACCCCGCCGACCTCTCCGACCCGCTCGGTCCGGCTTGGCTGGAGGAGGCGATGCGCGACATCACCGGCTGGGGCAGCGTCGTCACCATCGTCTTCCTCACGGCGGCGGCGGTGATCTACCTCGCGCTCTCCGGCCGGCGGCGCGTCGCGGTGTTCGTGCTGGCCGCCGTCGGCGGCGGCGAGGCGGTCTCGACGGTGCTCAAGCTGTTCTACCACCGTCCGCGGCCCGATCTCGTGCCGCACGGCATGGACGTGTTCACGGCGAGCTTCCCATCAGGCCACGCGATGATGTCGGCGATCGCCTACCTCACGCTCGCGACTTTGCTCGCCCGCGTCGAGCGGCGGCACAGCGTCAAGGCGCTGATGCTGGCGCTCGGCATCGGGATGACGGTGCTGGTCGGCGTCAGCCGGGTCTATCTCGGCGTGCATTGGCCGAGCGACGTGGTGGCGGGCTGGTGCGTCGGCGCCGCCTGGGCGGCCCTGTGCTGGTTCGTCGCGCTCCAACTCCAGCGCCGGGGCGAGGTGGAGGATCCCGATCCGACACCGGCCTCGACCGGCCCGGGCCAGATCAAAGGAACCTCTGCGCCGGGCTGATGCGTTCCGGCCTCGTGCTCGCAAGGCACGTGATCAGCAAGGCCGGAATCCTGTCATGA
- a CDS encoding putative oxidoreductase precursor (tat pathway signal) (Evidence 3 : Putative function from multiple computational evidences; PubMedId : 8472911; Product type e : enzyme), which produces MSDDPQLSRRLLLAGGAGLTGAALGLGGAARAASDAPAPSVPADTGAVQGDRIVFPNWRDAGDVPPPPPPAPMPPSQRVGFAIVGLGRLSLEEILPAFGEAKKAKVVALMSGSPDKARITAAQYGIPADAIYGYDQWDRLKANPAVKAVYIVTPNGLHRDNVLAAAGAGKHVLCEKPMANNSAEAQEMVEVCRKAGVKLMIAYRCQYEPFNREVVRLARSGEFGRVKMVEAFNGQTTALPEQWRLRKALAGGGALPDIGLYCLNGVRALLGEEPVSIQAQIVTPENDPRFKEVEESVAFTLRFSSGVIAQCGTSYGVHESRSLRVHTTGGSLDLANAFAYRGQRLTIAHREGSHVQRDEPVLTHKNQFALELDHMAECILADRRPRTPGEEGLQDMILMEAIYAAARSGQPVTVGPLAGTGQGADATRGPALEEK; this is translated from the coding sequence ATGAGCGACGACCCTCAACTGTCCCGGCGCCTCCTCCTCGCGGGCGGCGCCGGCCTGACCGGTGCGGCCCTCGGCCTCGGCGGGGCTGCGCGGGCCGCCTCTGATGCACCGGCTCCATCGGTGCCGGCCGATACCGGCGCGGTTCAGGGCGACCGGATCGTCTTCCCGAACTGGCGCGACGCCGGCGACGTGCCGCCCCCGCCGCCGCCCGCGCCGATGCCGCCCTCCCAGCGGGTCGGCTTCGCCATCGTCGGGCTCGGACGCCTGAGCCTGGAGGAAATCCTTCCGGCCTTCGGCGAGGCGAAAAAAGCGAAGGTCGTCGCGCTGATGTCGGGCTCGCCCGACAAGGCCAGGATCACGGCGGCGCAGTACGGCATCCCCGCTGACGCGATCTATGGTTACGACCAGTGGGACCGGCTCAAAGCCAACCCGGCGGTCAAGGCGGTCTACATCGTCACGCCCAACGGCCTGCACCGGGACAACGTGCTCGCCGCGGCGGGCGCCGGTAAGCACGTGCTGTGCGAGAAGCCGATGGCGAATAATTCGGCCGAGGCGCAGGAGATGGTCGAGGTCTGCCGCAAGGCCGGCGTCAAGCTGATGATCGCCTATCGCTGCCAGTATGAGCCGTTCAACCGCGAGGTCGTGCGGCTCGCCCGCTCCGGCGAGTTCGGGCGCGTGAAGATGGTCGAGGCCTTCAATGGCCAGACCACCGCGCTGCCCGAGCAGTGGCGCCTGCGCAAGGCACTCGCGGGCGGTGGGGCGCTGCCCGATATCGGCCTCTACTGCCTCAACGGGGTGCGGGCGCTGCTCGGCGAGGAGCCGGTCTCGATCCAGGCGCAGATCGTCACGCCCGAGAACGATCCGCGCTTCAAGGAGGTCGAGGAGAGCGTCGCCTTCACGCTCCGCTTTTCCTCCGGCGTGATCGCGCAATGCGGCACGAGCTACGGCGTCCACGAGAGCCGATCGCTCCGGGTCCACACGACGGGCGGCTCGCTCGATCTGGCCAACGCCTTCGCCTATCGCGGCCAGCGCCTCACCATCGCCCACCGCGAGGGCAGCCACGTCCAGCGCGACGAGCCGGTGCTGACGCACAAGAACCAGTTCGCGCTCGAACTCGACCATATGGCCGAGTGCATCCTTGCCGACCGCCGTCCCCGCACGCCCGGCGAGGAGGGCCTGCAGGATATGATCCTGATGGAGGCGATCTACGCCGCCGCCCGCTCCGGCCAGCCCGTCACGGTCGGCCCGCTCGCGGGAACGGGGCAGGGGGCCGATGCGACGCGGGGCCCGGCGCTGGAGGAGAAGTAA